Within the Candidatus Saccharibacteria bacterium oral taxon 488 genome, the region TCTCAAATACGCTTCTTAGTAGCAGCTAGCTTAGCAAATAATCCCGCCACCTAAGCATTCCTCACCGTCATATATCACAGCCGACTGACCCGGGGCGACGGCGCGCTGCGGTTCAGACAGCTTGACTGTCACCTTCTCACTAGCATCGTTATTGATGCATGTGACCTCTGCCTTGATCAACGACGCTCGGTGTCGCACCCGAACCTGATAGGTGCCGTCTTTTAGCGGCTGATTGATCCAGTGAACGTCAGTCAGAGTCAATTCTTTCCGCCACAAGTTACCATCATCAATTGAGCGGGACACGTAAACTTCATTCTTGGCCATATCTTTGCCGACGACATAGTACGGCAAGCCGCCACCAACATTCAGGCCATGGCGCTGCCCCAAGGTATAAAATATCGCCCCGTCATGCCGGCCAACAACCGCGCCTGTTTGTTGGTCAATAATGTCGCCCGGGCTCGTCTCGACATATTCTGACAAAAACTCACGAATTCCCACTTGCCCAACAAAGCAAATCCCCATCGATTCCTTTTTGCTGGCCGTCCACAAACCCCGCTCTTTGGCCATCTCACGCACCTCAGCCTTGGTAAAATCACCCAGCGGAAACATGGTTTTTGCTAACGCCTCAGACGTCACGCGGTAGAGGAAATAGGTTTGGTCTTTATTGTCGTCGCGAGACCGGAATAACCGACCCTCGCTCAAGCAAGAATCCGCTCTTCGGGTGGCGCGAGGCGGGGCAGCACCCGAAAATGTTTTCAGCTTACCTGAAAAATTTTCAGGGGCGGACCGAGCGACAGGACCCGCAGCAGAAAAAGTGCGTGCATAATGCCCCGTCGCAATATACTCCGCACCCGCCGCCAGCGCCGCTTCCAAAAATAACTTAAACTTCACCTCTTGATTACACATCACATCAGGGTTTGGCGTGCGACCCGCCTGGTATTCGCGGATCATATAGTCAACGACGTTTTGCTTGTACTCTTTCTGGAAATCAAACACTTGAAAATCAATCCCCAGCCCCACCGCCACGCGCTTGGCATCAGCCACATCCTCGGCCCACGGACAATGCATACCCGGCAAATCTTCCGACCAGTTTTTCATATACACGCCAGTTACCTCGTGGCCTTGTTCAACCAATAGAGCTGCCGCTACCGACGAATCAACGCCGCCCGACATACCGACGAACACCCGAGCCATCAGCGCGACACTCCCAGCGCAAATAAACCGATCCGCAGCAATTCGCCGACCGCCAGCCACCAGCCCCACGGTGTCAGCCACCACCATGCACTCCAATGCTTATCCTGCGCCGCCGGATGCGCCCGCAGTTCAACGTTCGGCAGTTGTGCTGAAAACTCGGCCAGTGCCCGCCGCATGTGATAGCCGCTGGTGACCAGAATGACACGCTTGATACCACGCTGCGCTATGATGTTTGCCACTTCTTGGGCATTCTGCTTAGTGGTTTCTGAACGTTCATCCATCACCAAGGCCGCAGTTGGCACACCCGCCGCTTCGGCTTGTTTTCTCATGGCGGCGGCGTTAGACGGGCCGGATTTATCGGCTGCAGCACCGGATAAGATAATGGTCGGCGCCCAGCCAGCTTGATATAACTTGACTGCCTCAGCCGTGCGCGCTTCGGTGTCACCGCCACTAATAACGATGATCGCGCCCGCTTTTTGGCACTGCCCTGAGCCAGGGCGTGGACAATCTTTCAAGTCATCCGGCGATAGATAATGGCTCAGGCCGACAATGACTGCGACCGCAATTAATACCAAGCCGATTAACCGATGAATCATCGTGTTCGCTCCTGCTCCGTACGCACTGCAGTAATAATCTCGTCCGCCGCCCGCATAACTTGCGTCTCATCGTTCAGCCGCCCCAACGTCAGCCGCAGACTACCATCAATCGCCGCATCACTTAGCCCAATCGCCGCCAAAACATGTGATCGCGTCCCCGAATTAGCCGCACAGGCACTACCCGTCGCCGCCAGCACGCCGCGCGCTTCCAATAAAAACACCAATCGTTCGGCGTCAACACCAGGAAATGAAATATTGAGAAAATTAACTAGCGATTTTTTCTGATCAGAAGAAATAATCATGTCAGGGAAAGCCGCCATTAGTTTTTTTGCTAACGTATCACGCAGTCCTCGCAGCCGTTTTACTTCACCGCTGCGACGCTTGGCGGCTAGTTCCAGCGCCGTCGCAAAACCGACCACGCCAGCCACATTTTCCGTGCCGCTGCGCAGACCCGCCTCCTGCCCGCCGCCGACAATGTTCGGCTGTAGCTTGACGCCCGGCCGTATCCATAGCAAACCAACCTGTTTCGGCCCGTAAACTTTTGCCGCCGATAGCGTCAACAAATCAACACCCAGCCGTTTAATTTTCACATCCATCAGCGCTGCGGTCTGCGAGGCGTCGGTATGAAATATAAGTGGCGTTGATTCGCCATTTTCTTGGCGCCTGACGCGCTCGAGCCTCACAACTTCCGCGATCTCTTCAACGGGCTGGATATACCCCAGCTCATGATTCGCCAGCGCGATGCTCATAAAACTAACGTCTGGCGTTAACAGTTTTTTGACAGCCTGCGGATCGATGCGTCCATTGTTCATCGGCGGGATAAGCCGAACGTCCGAGCGCGCTTTTGCAGAATTGATAACTGAACTATGTTCAATGGCCGAGATCAAACTCACACCACCCGCCGCGGTAAACGCCAGATTGATTGACTCCGTAGCACCAGCCGTCATCACTAATTCATCCGCAGCCACACCCAGCACCCGCGCGATGCGCGATTTTGCCTCACGGTAGTCACGCTTGACGGCGACCGCCGGTGCATATGGACTGGACGGATTAAAGAACTTCTCCGAAAAATACGGCTGCATTGCCTCAACCACCAACGGATCCATCGGCGTAGCAGCAGCGTGATCAAGATATATCATAGAGGATTCCACACATACTATTATACCAAGCAGCCCAGATGGCGACTACACCAACTGTCCAGTTTTCGGATCGCGATTATATAACTGACGCGCTACCCGTTCATGATATTCATTGACTGCCAGCACAAAGTTTTGTAGCTCCTGGCCTTCGAGATAGTTATACTGATAGTTAGGCTGGATTTTCAAGATACCCTTCGGCTGCACCTCATAGCGCGTCGTCAGCTCATGACGCTTGCCGTCCTTGCCCATCACTTCTTCGTGCCAAATCCACGTCGTTTTATCGAGGTTAAAGAACGTCCGCCGGACGACGCGGTCGGGCTTGTCACCGAAAATCGTTGCGCCAATTTCACTCTCCAGTTGAATTAGTTCGCGCTCAGTTAATTTCTTCAGTGGCCGATCTTTACGGGTAAGTCGCAGCAGCGAGCGTGTCGATTTCGGGACCTTTGGCGCTGAGGCAGTGTGGGCCGGCTTCGCTGGCTTAGATGAGCGCGAAAGGCGTGTGTTATCCGCCAAGACGAGACCAAGGGCTTTTTTGAGAATCGTTGGCATGAAGCACCTCCTTTCTAGGCTGCTAAGGTATGATTATTTCTATGATTTTTTGGCATAGCGTCGGATGCATTGAATGTGCTTTCCGCGATTGTATTATAATCCGCTCGATATGTCTCGATGCGCCCACCAATTGCTTCAACAGTTCGCAAACATTCTTCAACTAATTCTTCTAGCTTGCGCCGTTCCGCTAGTGATATCATTACCGACTCGGCTGTACTATCAATCACCTCGGCACTACCACGCACCGCCGCTTCGGACAGACGCGGCGTTACTCGCTGCGATCGCTCTGGGTGTGCTTGCGTCGCCAAATCCAGCGCTTCGGCCCGCGCCTTTTGAATCGACATCATTTCTGTGATTGGTCTTGGCTGCTGATTCATTATCTCTCCACTGTTACAAGCCAAAAAGTGTTACCGTGTTATCGGTCGCTACTTTTTCGAGGTCGTGAAGCACTAGCTTGCGCTCCGCTGCCCAATACTGTGCCACCAACTCCACATATTCTGGCTT harbors:
- a CDS encoding tRNA 2-thiouridine(34) synthase MnmA — protein: MARVFVGMSGGVDSSVAAALLVEQGHEVTGVYMKNWSEDLPGMHCPWAEDVADAKRVAVGLGIDFQVFDFQKEYKQNVVDYMIREYQAGRTPNPDVMCNQEVKFKLFLEAALAAGAEYIATGHYARTFSAAGPVARSAPENFSGKLKTFSGAAPPRATRRADSCLSEGRLFRSRDDNKDQTYFLYRVTSEALAKTMFPLGDFTKAEVREMAKERGLWTASKKESMGICFVGQVGIREFLSEYVETSPGDIIDQQTGAVVGRHDGAIFYTLGQRHGLNVGGGLPYYVVGKDMAKNEVYVSRSIDDGNLWRKELTLTDVHWINQPLKDGTYQVRVRHRASLIKAEVTCINNDASEKVTVKLSEPQRAVAPGQSAVIYDGEECLGGGIIC
- a CDS encoding YdcF family protein, yielding MIHRLIGLVLIAVAVIVGLSHYLSPDDLKDCPRPGSGQCQKAGAIIVISGGDTEARTAEAVKLYQAGWAPTIILSGAAADKSGPSNAAAMRKQAEAAGVPTAALVMDERSETTKQNAQEVANIIAQRGIKRVILVTSGYHMRRALAEFSAQLPNVELRAHPAAQDKHWSAWWWLTPWGWWLAVGELLRIGLFALGVSR
- a CDS encoding aminotransferase class V-fold PLP-dependent enzyme, with protein sequence MIYLDHAAATPMDPLVVEAMQPYFSEKFFNPSSPYAPAVAVKRDYREAKSRIARVLGVAADELVMTAGATESINLAFTAAGGVSLISAIEHSSVINSAKARSDVRLIPPMNNGRIDPQAVKKLLTPDVSFMSIALANHELGYIQPVEEIAEVVRLERVRRQENGESTPLIFHTDASQTAALMDVKIKRLGVDLLTLSAAKVYGPKQVGLLWIRPGVKLQPNIVGGGQEAGLRSGTENVAGVVGFATALELAAKRRSGEVKRLRGLRDTLAKKLMAAFPDMIISSDQKKSLVNFLNISFPGVDAERLVFLLEARGVLAATGSACAANSGTRSHVLAAIGLSDAAIDGSLRLTLGRLNDETQVMRAADEIITAVRTEQERTR